ATAGCACTTGCTGGCAAGGGCGTGTAAACCACAGACGTGTTGCTTTTTATGCCGTTTCGCCCGTTCGGCAATGTGAAGCATCCCCTGCTTGGCGGCCACACTGCTTTGCGAAAAGGACGAAGTAGTGACAACACGTTTATTGTGAAGGTATCCATTTCGGTCATATCacctcctccattttttgcttccctccccccccgcagtcGCTCAAATTGCAGAAGAGATTAGCAGCGTCCGTGTTGAAGTgtggaaagaataaaatatggaTGGACCCAAATGAAATTAGCGAAATTTCGCTAGCCAATTCgagtaagaaaaaataaaataaaaaaaaaaaacaaataaaataaaggcataaataaataaacacattTTCCCTGAACgggtcatattttttcaaccaGATGGGGCAAGAGCTCGGgagctctttttttttttactttttttacgctACTTAGAATGGCCGCGCGAATACTCACCGTTTGCACCGTTCCTTTTcttgtttcccccccctgcaggatTCAGCATAAGGAAGCTGTACAAGGAGGGCCTCATTTTAAAGAAACCGCAGAAGGTCCACAGCAGAGCAAGGGTCAGACTGTACAAGTtggcaaaaaggaagggaagaCATATGGGCATAGGTAAAAGAAGAGGTACGAAGAATGCCAGAACGAATCAGAAAACCTTGTGGATTAAACGACAGCGTGTTTTGAGGAGACTGCTAAAAAGATTGAGAGATGCAAAGAAAATAGATAGACATTTGTACCACTCCTTTTATTTAAAGTGCAAAGGTAaccaatttaaaaataagaggACGTTAATTGAGGCCATACAGAGAGAAAAAACGGAGACCTTGAAGAAGAAGTCCATAGCCGATCAGCTCGAGGCCAAGCGATTAAAGGCACAGGTGTTACGAAACAAGAGAAAGTTAAAGAAGGACAAGGAGGCTTTATCCTAAACGGTGTGTGCAGCATCCTTTGCAATGCGCATGTCCAAATGTACAGGTCGGTCGACCGATCGATCGATCACCCGTTGTAAAGCGGCACGTGTGTAAGTATCTTTTTAgttaaaaggaagaaagaacaATATGGATGAGATGAGATGGGATGAGATGAGATGAGATAAGATGAGATAGCTGTTTGAAGTGCGGAGTGATCGCGTAGTCGAGGAGAAGGACAGAAGAACACGGGAGACGCTACAAACGCGCAGATGCTGCATTACACGCGTGTGTGCGAAggcacacatgtatgtacaaaCGGACCATCTCGTACGTACGCAACAAATGCGCGTGGTACTTCTCGCCTGTGCCGATGTAGCTGTAAGACGCGCTGCCCATCCCCATACGTGTACGTATTATGTAGGGTGCGCATTGGGCAGCATATTGGAAGGCACAGGtcgcaaaaattgtaaaaactgtaaaaattgtaaaaattgtaaaaattgcaaatgtTGTGAAAACGATTCATCGCACGTGTCTCTCTAAAActtgaacaaattaaattctaaaaaaatattttttttccaaagttgGCTTTTTCCAAACGAATCGAATTTGCTGATAAAAAGCAAACATGTTTCGTTGTACGtttgaaaagggggagaacgTGCAGAGTGGGCGAGTGGGCAACCCCATATCGTCGGTCCCACTTGGtgacacacaaaaaaaaaaaaaaaagagagggCATCTCAATATGTCTAAACAGCGTGGGGGGCTATGTTTATAATAACTACGAAATCGTGCATAGTCAACCCCGCCACGTACCCCCTCCTCTGTCATGCAACATTCCGCCGATAACGAAGGCGCAGGTTCTCTGAGAGAAGCTTCTTAATCTCCTCCAGAACAATATCGTTCTTACGCTTGTACTCGCTCCTCTCATTTTGCAATGCGGACAAGTCATTCACGTAACTGAGCTGGTGCAGTTTCCTCTGCTTGTTTATGTTATCGATCTGATCCTTTAGCAGCTTTATGCTATTCTGTAGATTAATATCAATGTGCGTGAATATTTTCATGTGCTCACTCCACATCACCTCTTTGTATTTATTCATTAACTCCACATTGATAAGCGCGTTATGTAAATTTTCCAATACGATTTGATGTTTTTTCAATGTGTTGGCCCATtcgtttaaatttttttcttcgtccaACTGTTCCCTTTCGATGTTGTAACTGTTTAAGTTTAGCTTCTCCATGTTGATATGCTGTTCACAACGTTTTAGCTCATTTGGCATgactgaattttttatttttatgtagaCTGATGGGGGGatatcaaaattttggagataattttttacttcattttgtttttgcattaatttcatttcttcttccaccaactgtttggcatttttttccagttcACTGTCGTGCGAGTCGATATATGGCAATGCGTTTACCAAGTGATGTAGTTCGTTCAGTTcgtacagttttttttttttttttttcttcttctccttccttctctAGTTGGTCTTCTTCGTTGTTCAGTTCACTCAGGACGTTCTGTTCTTCCGTTTCCTCCTGCGTGATTTGTGTCTCCATTATTTTGCCTGGACCGTTCccgtgggggaaaaaagaagatgcGGAAGTGGGGGATGCGGACGTGGGAGATGCGGACGTGGGAGATGCGGACGTGGGGGATGATGCAGAAGAAGGCCCTTCTTTCTCTCCTTGCCGCTTAACGAAGCAGTTCGCAAAAGGGGACACATAACGTGAAGTATAACACGAGGGAATGGGGGTTCTTCCCTTATGCTTATGCGACGCGCATTCGTGGAGGCACTTAGCTGAGGGGGGGAGGCCCACCTTTTCTCGCCAATCAAAGAGTGCCACCGCGGGGAGGGAAAAGGGTCAGCGGCTCACAACTCGGGGAGCGCAACCTTGGGTAAGTCTCCCAATTGAGTGGTATGAAACACAGTGCGCGTGTTTCCAGcgggtttgaaaaaaaaaaaaattattttcctttccgcTCGATCGCCTTTGCTCCATCTGTTATGCTCAGCGTGGAAAGAAGAAGTTTTCCCTATAAAGTggaactttttaaaaaaatctttttgcGCGGTGCCTCTATCGTATTGGATCATCAACGGGGGGGCGACAAGAAGTGTGACTTCCCCCCTGCAAAACGACAGAGAAGTCGAGAAGTCGTGGcagggtgggaaaaaaaaagaaaaatgaagcgcCATCATCTCATTTTGCgagcccccccccccccttctccaAGGTGCATTATAATACGTACATGCGGCAAAACAGGCAGGAAGCGCCGACTGGCGGTGGGAGAACTATATGTTGACCCAAAATCCAGGCAGGcacgcttcttcctttccaaAGGTAAGCAAAGCTTCTTATGTGGAATGAGGAACCACGCCAAATTTGAAGTCCCCGATGAGGACGAGAGTGAGAACCCCCATTTTCCGAGATCACCCCTTCCCGGGCTACATAGCAAAATTTCCAACTTGTGCAACACATACAAATATAcaatgattatttttacctatgcatgcatataattttttttttttttttttttaatctgtgTAGGTAGCAGCACCGACGAGGTGCCTCCACCCCGGGgtgattttatttcctttacaCTGTCTAGCAATTCTCCCCCACCACCACAAGTGCAGGCACTTGAGGGAGGGGTAATTtgaaggggaaaggaaaagaagcacCTGCACGGATGCGTTTGCCTtttcttatatattatttttttttttttttttttttttttcttcttctaccCTCCTTGTNNNNNNNNNNGTCcttttcttatatatattttttttttttttttttttttttcttcttcacccccTCTTGTGGAACACGTTTGGACGAACTGGAAGTCCCCGCATGGAGGAATCCCACTCGGGGCAAACATATACACAACACGCATGCACACGACGGAAGTTGGGGTTTTCCCATCGTTCGGCCGACCCCCCTCCTCGGGGTGTCATTTTTTGAGTAAAATTGGGGCAACGCGCAGaagttttgttttgttttattttttaaactataAGCTAGCTTCCCACATGTGCTGTGcatgggacaaaaaaaaaaatggcacaatgccgagggttaaaaaaaaaggaagaaaaatgaccCATGTATAATACTATACATACTATACATACTATACTACTCTGTGTCGGGGGAGGATATAACCCCCCATTGGGGCGAACACCTGATGACTGGAAATAGAAACATTCGCCGCGACAGCGGAGTGGGGAAATGGTAATTTGTTGCCAACAAACATGGGACCTCCgagagggaggaaaaaaggaatgaatcacctcccccccccccccctcagcCCCCTTTGGTTGTTTTACGCcattggaagaaaaaaccaACGGGGGGAAACTCCGCAAAAAATGCGTCACCTGAAGGGAAGGGGACCAACCCGATGAAAAACCACCCGGAGAGGAACCACAATCCAATCCACCTTACCTTACCTTACTTCGCATCGCATCGAATCACATCGCATCGCATAGCATCACATCGCATTACATTGCGTTACATCACCTCGCATCGCGTTACATCACATCGCATCGCGTTACATCACATCACATCGCATTACATCACATCACATCGCGTTACATCGCATCGCATCACCTCATCTTATCCTGTTTTCCCAAACTTACCacttttagaaaaaaaaaaaagtttcacaAAATCAAAATTGCGGCTGCGCGAAGTGAACGAACTGTTTAGGTTCAACGCGGGGTGCGGTGAAGTGTAGTGTAGTATATATAGTGTGGTCGTGACCCGCGAGTGGCGAAATCTCCGCCGCAACCCCTGTCGCATCTGCCGCGCAGCGGACTCGTTGAAACGGCGCGGCGCGAAATTTTCAAACgggaaagaaggaagaaaagggtTGCCGACAACGAATTGCGCAGCGAACTCCTCTCGTCGACTCCATTTTTGCGAAGTTTATGCGTACCAGCAAGGGTTTTATTATTaccatccctttttttatagtaaCACCGCGCCAATCACCACGTCAGTCAGGTAGAATTTGTATTTACAAaccgaaaagaaaaaagaaaggctCCTCATTGTTACTACTACCCACCGTTCCTTTTAACCAAAGAGAGGGGGAGAGGATGTTAAATCCCGAACGAACGCATTtgtgaagtaaaaaaaaaaaaaaaaccggaaaaaaaaaaaaaaaaaaaaaataaaaaaaaacgcatgtCACATTAACAATCGTATAgatataatatttctttttacttctttcttctttcttctttcttttttcttttttttcttttaaaggGCAACATTCCgatgttacttttttttgcgtttgaGTGGAGAGTCAAAAACaagttttcaaaaatttcaaaaaagcGTCATGCGCCCAGATAAGCGCTGATCCGATCCACATGTACTAATATACTAAACTGATGATATACCTTTTCTTCTTACTTTTCTTCTCATGCTTGCGCGTGTTCCTGCACGGGTATATATAGTCGCTCTTTTTTGACTGTACAGCCGATGCTCATATCATCTGTACTACATATGCGTGTTTGTATAAGTGATATATTATACACGTCGCTCTTTTCTGTCAGCCGAGTTTGCTCATTTGTCGACGCGCGCCTAGTTTTGTGCTCCGCGGGTTAGTCGCTGCCTAtccgccaaaaaaaataaatctacaTATAGTGTATTGTATACGTACATAGCTGCGTACGCACATGCGCACATACGTACGAACATACATGCGCACATA
The window above is part of the Plasmodium cynomolgi strain B DNA, chromosome 11, whole genome shotgun sequence genome. Proteins encoded here:
- a CDS encoding hypothetical protein (putative) — protein: METQITQEETEEQNVLSELNNEEDQLEKEGEEEKKKKKTVRTERTTSLVYIKIKNSVMPNELKRCEQHINMEKLNLNSYNIEREQLDEEKNLNEWANTLKKHQIVLENLHNALINVELMNKYKEVMWSEHMKIFTHIDINLQNSIKLLKDQIDNINKQRKLHQLSYVNDLSALQNERSEYKRKNDIVLEEIKKLLSENLRLRYRRNVA
- a CDS encoding 60S ribosomal protein L19 (putative), whose amino-acid sequence is SLKLQKRLAASVLKCGKNKIWMDPNEISEISLANSRFSIRKLYKEGLILKKPQKVHSRARVRLYKLAKRKGRHMGIGKRRGTKNARTNQKTLWIKRQRVLRRLLKRLRDAKKIDRHLYHSFYLKCKGNQFKNKRTLIEAIQREKTETLKKKSIADQLEAKRLKAQVLRNKRKLKKDKEALS